From one Agathobaculum sp. NTUH-O15-33 genomic stretch:
- the hemW gene encoding radical SAM family heme chaperone HemW, whose protein sequence is MGKFSYKNKPLGLYLHIPFCVSKCGYCDFYSVTDESLMKGYVSALLSHIREYGRVCGGYTVDTVYLGGGTPSCLGPKYLTRILQEVKNKFVVDEDAEITVECNPESTDKKLLDALRKAGVNRLSFGVQSADDEELKRIGRIHTFEQAKAAVDLARERGFENISLDLMYGLPGQTRQGVLHSATECLALGPRHLSCYGLKLEPATKMGREAPVLPEDDEQADTYLALCDLLARNGFEHYEISNFAKPGCRSRHNQKYWDLSEYLGLGPGAHSFMNGRRFEFARDIKAYIGGEDIIRDEDEIATFQRQGEYLMVRLRTAEGVDFLDLEKRYNIDSTPYEEAFRALMGQELVAHKGTRWHLTEKGFLVSNSIINFIVSAGTTE, encoded by the coding sequence ATGGGAAAATTCAGTTATAAAAATAAACCGTTGGGGCTGTACCTGCACATCCCTTTCTGCGTTTCCAAATGCGGTTATTGCGATTTTTATTCCGTGACCGATGAAAGCCTGATGAAGGGTTACGTGTCGGCGCTGCTCAGCCATATCCGCGAGTACGGCAGGGTATGCGGCGGCTACACGGTGGATACCGTTTATCTGGGCGGCGGAACGCCGTCCTGTTTAGGGCCTAAGTATTTGACCCGTATTTTGCAGGAAGTCAAAAACAAGTTCGTGGTCGATGAAGACGCTGAAATCACCGTAGAGTGCAACCCGGAAAGCACGGATAAAAAACTGCTGGACGCGTTGCGCAAGGCGGGGGTGAACCGTCTGTCCTTTGGCGTGCAGTCGGCGGACGACGAAGAGCTAAAGCGCATCGGCCGTATCCACACGTTTGAACAGGCGAAGGCTGCCGTCGATCTGGCGCGTGAGCGCGGGTTTGAAAACATCAGTCTGGATCTGATGTACGGCCTGCCCGGACAGACGCGGCAGGGAGTGCTGCACTCGGCGACCGAGTGCTTGGCGCTCGGCCCGCGCCATCTGTCTTGCTATGGCCTAAAGCTGGAACCCGCGACGAAAATGGGGCGCGAAGCCCCGGTTTTGCCGGAGGATGACGAACAGGCCGATACATACCTTGCGCTGTGCGACCTGCTGGCAAGAAACGGGTTTGAACATTATGAAATATCGAATTTTGCAAAGCCCGGCTGCCGCTCGCGGCACAACCAAAAATACTGGGATCTTTCCGAATACCTCGGCCTTGGTCCGGGCGCGCATTCGTTTATGAATGGCCGCCGGTTTGAGTTCGCGCGGGATATCAAGGCCTATATCGGCGGCGAGGACATCATCCGCGACGAGGACGAGATCGCCACCTTCCAGCGGCAGGGCGAATACCTGATGGTGCGTCTGCGCACGGCGGAGGGCGTTGATTTTCTCGATCTGGAAAAGCGCTACAACATCGATTCCACGCCCTACGAGGAAGCGTTCCGCGCGCTGATGGGGCAGGAGCTCGTCGCCCACAAGGGCACGCGCTGGCACCTTACCGAAAAGGGCTTTTTGGTATCCAACAGCATCATCAACTTCATTGTTTCAGCAGGCACAACGGAATAA
- a CDS encoding helix-turn-helix domain-containing protein has translation MVDYRVLIRKRRLEKHLTQKQLAEMSDITQPYLYEIESGRKSPSIDVLAKICEVLEIKLFPDE, from the coding sequence ATGGTAGATTATCGAGTTTTAATTCGCAAACGTCGTTTGGAAAAACATTTAACGCAAAAACAGCTTGCTGAAATGTCAGATATTACGCAACCTTATTTGTATGAAATTGAAAGCGGCAGAAAAAGCCCGTCAATCGATGTATTGGCAAAAATTTGTGAAGTGCTTGAGATCAAGTTGTTTCCTGATGAATAG
- a CDS encoding ACT domain-containing protein — protein MRAVITVVGKDRTGIIAKISDTLYAHQVNIVDISQNVMEDMFAMVMLVNIDHCTVDFTALVDLLDKDGEELGMKIHTMHEDIFNAMHTI, from the coding sequence ATGCGCGCAGTTATTACAGTCGTCGGCAAGGATCGAACGGGCATTATCGCCAAGATTTCGGACACGCTGTACGCTCATCAGGTCAATATTGTTGATATTTCGCAGAACGTCATGGAGGATATGTTCGCCATGGTCATGCTGGTCAATATCGATCATTGCACGGTGGACTTCACCGCGCTGGTCGACCTGCTCGACAAGGACGGCGAAGAGCTCGGCATGAAGATTCACACCATGCACGAGGATATCTTCAACGCCATGCACACGATCTGA
- a CDS encoding PFL family protein, whose translation MTNINTHDVLETIKMIEEEHLDIRTITMGISLRDLASDDIGVLSDKVYDKITRRAEKLVSTGEQIERELGIPIINKRISVTPIAMIGAVTNATSYVPLAKALDRAAHSTGVNFVGGFSALVQKGFAKGDEILIHSIPEALAETELVCSSVNVASTKAGVNLDAIELMGRIIKQTAELTRDNESMGCSKLVVFANAVDDNPFMAGAFHGIGEPETVINVGVSGPGVVQSAIRRAGDCSINEVAEVIKKTAFKITRMGQLVGSLASSRLGVPFGIVDLSLAPTPAIGDSVARILEEVGLDVCGCCGTTAILAMLNDAVKKGGVMASSSVGGLSGAFIPVSEDEGMIAAAQAGALSLEKLEAMTAVCSVGIDMVAVPGDTTAEVLSGLIADEIAIGVVNSKTTAVRVIPAIGKKVGDMVEFGGLLGSAPIMPISTGSPAKFIHRGGRIPAPIQSLKN comes from the coding sequence ATGACGAATATCAATACACATGACGTTTTAGAAACGATCAAGATGATCGAGGAGGAACACCTCGATATCCGAACGATTACCATGGGCATCTCGCTGCGCGACCTCGCGTCGGACGATATAGGTGTCCTCAGCGATAAGGTGTACGACAAGATCACCCGCCGCGCGGAAAAGCTGGTATCCACCGGCGAGCAGATCGAGCGCGAGCTAGGCATTCCGATCATCAACAAGCGTATTTCGGTAACGCCGATCGCGATGATCGGCGCGGTGACGAACGCCACCAGCTACGTGCCGCTTGCCAAAGCGCTCGACCGCGCGGCGCATTCGACCGGCGTCAACTTCGTCGGCGGTTTTTCCGCCTTAGTGCAAAAGGGCTTTGCCAAGGGCGATGAAATACTGATCCACTCCATCCCCGAAGCGCTGGCCGAGACCGAGCTTGTCTGTTCGTCCGTCAACGTCGCTTCCACCAAGGCGGGCGTCAATCTCGATGCGATCGAGCTGATGGGCCGCATCATCAAGCAAACCGCAGAACTGACGCGGGATAATGAATCGATGGGCTGCTCCAAGCTGGTCGTTTTCGCCAACGCGGTGGATGATAACCCGTTTATGGCGGGCGCGTTCCACGGCATCGGTGAGCCTGAAACCGTGATCAATGTCGGCGTTTCCGGCCCGGGCGTCGTCCAGTCCGCGATTCGGCGGGCGGGGGACTGCTCTATTAATGAAGTGGCCGAGGTCATCAAAAAGACCGCGTTTAAAATCACCCGCATGGGCCAGTTGGTCGGCTCGCTCGCGTCCAGCCGCCTTGGCGTGCCGTTCGGTATTGTCGACCTGTCGCTCGCGCCCACCCCGGCGATCGGCGATTCGGTCGCCCGCATTCTGGAAGAGGTCGGCCTTGACGTGTGCGGATGCTGCGGCACGACCGCCATCCTCGCCATGCTGAACGATGCGGTTAAGAAGGGCGGCGTTATGGCGTCGTCGAGCGTTGGCGGCCTATCCGGTGCGTTCATACCGGTTTCCGAGGATGAGGGTATGATCGCCGCCGCGCAGGCGGGCGCGCTTTCTCTGGAAAAGCTGGAAGCCATGACGGCGGTCTGCTCGGTCGGCATCGATATGGTCGCCGTGCCCGGCGACACGACGGCGGAGGTGCTCTCCGGCCTGATCGCGGACGAGATCGCCATCGGCGTGGTCAATTCCAAAACCACCGCCGTGCGCGTCATTCCCGCCATCGGCAAAAAGGTGGGCGATATGGTGGAGTTCGGCGGTTTGCTCGGTTCCGCGCCGATCATGCCCATTTCGACGGGTTCCCCGGCGAAATTCATCCATCGCGGCGGCCGTATTCCGGCCCCGATCCAGAGCCTGAAAAACTAA